The following is a genomic window from Rutidosis leptorrhynchoides isolate AG116_Rl617_1_P2 chromosome 8, CSIRO_AGI_Rlap_v1, whole genome shotgun sequence.
GAGTTATTCATTAGTTCGAGTTGGATGTGGTTTGCGCTGGATTTTATTTTTTGGTTTCAACCAGGTGATTTATGTTGAGACTTCGATTCGATTGTTGGAATGGATACTGTTTGGAGTTTGGGGTTCTTCGATTGATATGTTCAAGTTTTGGATCTCAATAGGCTCGCATCGATTTATTTGATGCATCAATGGTCCGTAATTGTTAGGTCAACGTATTTGTGCAATACATTTAATTTTTATCTAAGTCTAGATCAATAGTTTTGTAAAATACACCGTAAAGTCTTGACAAACAGATGTAGACGTTGAATTTGAATCATTTAGATGTTATGAGCTACTTTAGTTTAAAATATGAGATgtgatatatttaaaaaaaaattgtagatCCACCACTATTAATATATGTTTTCTTGCAAAAACAAAATTAACAATAAAATAATTGTGCTtaagattaatatcattattaatattaattaattaatgtgtgattaattaataattaataattaattaagcaatattttattaatttaatgaCATCTAGACATATCCAAGAATTAAAAAGGGGAGTGTGGCGgaaacaaacaaacaaactcaATCTTTCCTTCTTTTTCCTGCTCATCTAAACCATCAAAACACAAATTTCCCCAATTTGTTTTTTACTTTATAATCTGTTTCAATTTCAATCCACAACCGTGCACACTGCGAGATAGATTGATCGATTGTTTTTGATAACCAGTTGTGGTTTTCGGTAAGATCGATCAATCAATTGATACATATACGATATTGAGTTGGTGTAATATTTGCTTATTAGGGTTTCAATATGTCAAGAATGTTACTGAGCATACCGTCAcctgtttcatcatcatcatcatcatcatcatcatcatcatcaatcaagaTATTTGATCTGTTATCATCAGCATCATCCGCATATTCAAATTGGTGGGAAGAAATTAATGAATCAAGGAATTGGCAAGATGGAATCTTTTTCACTCTTTGTGGTTTTTATGCCCTAGTTTCTGCCATAGCTCTTGTacgtatacatatgcatatatgttACAATATATCTTTAGGGTTTTTGTTTGTGTATTTTAGGCCTTGTTAAATTTTCACTGATGATGAATTAGTATCCCCTTAATCTTTGATGTTATGATAGGGTTTAAGTTAACTTTTAATTACAGTATGATTCTTCACTTAAATCTTTGTTGCCTTGTTAAAATTTGCGAATAATCGTTTTGTACTTTTGTTGGTTATGGATAAATAGGAGTTGATTGAGTGGTAAAGTGCTAACTGAGCTTTGGGTGTAACAAATTTTCAATCTTTCTTGCTCTGATACTACCAATTTTCAATCTTTCAATCTTTCTTTCATGAATGTTTGTTTTGAGTTGCTGTTTGTCGTTACAGATTCAATTAATTCGGATTGAAATCAGAGTGCCCGAGTATGGCTGGACTACACAGAAGGTTTTCCATCTCATGAATTTCATTGTAAATGGAGGTAGCATCTAAAGGATTTATTATATTCTTTTTATCaaatgtattttttttttactaatatgtatatatgtatgtcacTATTGTTTTTTGCAGTGCGTGCAGTTGTTTTCGGATTTCATTTGCAAGTATTCAATTTGCATCCCAAGGTGAGCATGGTTCTTTTGATTAAGGCAACTTAAAGCTACAATATTCAGTTTCTAATCTATGGATAAACCTATTCTTATTCCGATATTTAGTTATTATATTATCTGTTCCATACCTACTACAACAAGACTGAGTATTAAACCGTAATCTGTTGTAACCTAATTACTGCTTCTTTTTTGTCTTGTTTAAACGACCTTTACTCACGTCTCGCTAGACATGTCTCCCTTTTTTACAAGATTAACTTCATATGGTCATTTTAAGTAGTAGTTCTTAAATGATTCGAATTTTCAAACACTGTTCGATGATAACAAGTTCAAACAACAAAAGCATATCAGAAGACCATCTACCGCATCCTATTTCATTAAGTTGTATATAATTCGATTAATGAAAGTCACTCAATCACTTAAGCACATTCAAAACGTTCATCACAAACAAccctttattattagtaataagatACTTGTAAGTTTCTGTTATTAGGTTTGCATTTGGGTGCTACTCGAAGTTCCAGGACTACTTTTCTTTTCAACATACACCCTCCTTGTTCTATTTTGGGCTGAGATATATCATCAGGCAAGTTAACATAATATTCCCATCTTTAATTTTTAATTTCCTCTCTTTTGGTATCTTGATATTTTTGTTCTTATGAATGAGCAGGCAAGAAGTTTGCCAACAGATAAACTCAGGACAACATATGTTTGTGTTAACGTTGGAGTATATGTCATTCAGGTAACTTTCTTATACACATTCACGTATATCAGTGATATATAAATGGTCAATTCTGGTTATGCTTATTTCACTAACAGGTATAatgggtaaaaaaataaaattagctTAATAACAATAGGGTATTATGGTCCAAAGTTGCCAAAAAATTATTATAATGCATAAAGTCTGATGAATTATCTTATTCAGAAATTTAGTTTATTACTAAAAAGGTAAAGACATGTTTGGTTTTGTGTAACTATTATGATATTATTAACAAAAAAATGAGATTTTGAAAGTCGTTTTGTCATTCTTATCAGGCTTGTATCTGGTTGTACCTATGGATAGACGACAGCCCGATGGTTCAATTTGTGGGAAAATTATTCATTGCAGGTAAGTCTTGTACAGTATTACTTATTGTGCAATATAAGATTGTAACCTGACTCTTAATAAGCCTATAAATAAAATAGAGTAAAGGTTATAAAGAAATAATGTTAAAAATGACATAAGCACTTTAGAATCTTAATGTATCAATTCATTATAAACAAgctatgcaatgctcttttataaAAGGACCTCTGGATATATTTCTACTGTAAATAAGTTGTGTACACGATTAGTTGATTTAAACACAACTTAATTATGGAGACTTTTACTCGTTTCACAAGCAAACTCTACTTCTACCCACAAAATGTTTATGATACTTCTATTAATCTTTTAAATAATCGGAATCTACCAAATACTTAAAAATACAATGATCCGATATTACAATTGATGACTACATATACCCAAAGCAATCCAAATTCTATCTTTCATTGAATTTTAGTTTATCACCTCTAGTTATCCTTGAACACGTTATACTGTATTTTGCAGTTGTATCATTCATGGCGGCACTGGGCTTCTTGATTTATGGAGGAAAGTATGTTGAATAACTCTTGAAAACTCATTTTAGCAAGTATTATTGATGCTTTCAGCCTTATTTTACTGTTGAAACCAATGTCTTTATTTCTTAACCTTCTTCTTTTTGttctttttttgtttttgttttttaccctttggatttatatatttattgtatTCAGATTATTCTCCATGCTGAAACGTTTTCCTATTGAATCAAAAGGGAGAAGGAAGAAACTTCATGAGGTTGGTGCTTGTTTATACCAAGCTATTatttatatgaattattattattattgccgcTTTATGATTTCTTAATGGGCGTATGCTTTTTAGTTTTGTCTTCACAATTTGGTAGTCTATGCATTTTAGTAACATATATAGATAGATTACATAATCAGTTAAAAAGTTATATtgtgataaaaaaaattatatatttttagcttTTTAAAATTAGATATATTGAGATTTAAGAATAAATCATTAAAATTACCTTCAGTTTGAAAAGAGTTGATTGGGAGGAAAATGCCAGCTAGTGATAGATTTTGAATATGTGACATAGTTGAAATTTTATTACATTATAATATGTGTACTAATTAGCTTCGTACTTCACTATGTTATGTGGTTAAAAAGAATGTGGCCTCAATCAAGTTCTAATTAATCTATCAATGCTGGACTAGTTTTAACAAATTTGCGTCTCTTTTCTAATTGAATGTATATGAAACTCACGAAATAGATAATAGATAATTTACAATAATAGACGATAGAGAAAATTGGCATTAGTAAGCTGCAGCTGAAGTTTTCTTTATTAGTCTGTTACATACTTCAGCATAGCAACCTAAACGTTCCGTTTGTGATGTAACTTGTGCTAATTTATGCAGGTTGGATCTGTGACAGCAATATGCTTTACTTGTTTCGCTGTTAGATGCTCTGTGGTAAGTTTCTATCTAGCTTCCTCGCCTAAACATTACAGAATTATAAATAGTACAGGAGTTAAAAAAATTTCCTTGCCAAGTTGGCCTGGATTTAGCCCTGACAATCTATGCCATCTTTTTAAGCTTTTACATAAAATTATTCTTATCGAATATGATTAGCGAAATAATATATGTATGTACTTCAACAACAGTTTCGATATTATTTTTCAAATGATAATGCTGTTTTAATCATATAAAATACACTTTAGGTGTCTTTACCCATCTTTGCATTTTCAAATTTCCTAATTTTAACCCGACTGATCACaaccaccaaaaaaaaaaaaatctgtgacgAATTGTTGAATATGTTTTTGTCACCTGCAGGATGTGCTATCAGCTTTTGATTCAGAAGTATCATTAGATGTTCTTGATCACCCCGTCCTTAACTTGATCTTCTACATGGTACTTTTAATATTTCCATAAACTATAAGTTTCAAGATTCTGTTTGTGTTCTTctagttttttatttttttataaatataattatcgaTTTTGTTATGAACAGCTTATGGAGATCCTGCCGTCAGCTCTGGTGCTATACATTTTAAGGAAGTTGCCTCCAAAGAGAGTTTCGGCTCAGTATCACCCTATTCATTAGCCATGTCTGCATCTTCTCGTGGTGGTTATTCGATCAGATTTTTTGTACAATACACGTGCAAAAGTAAGTTAAGTTATTTGGATTGATTGAGATTGTTGTGGCTTGAAAATCTGAGACCTAAGCTTGTAATATTTTTGTGAAAAAGAACGAGGTTAgtgtaccatcatcatcatacacTCGATTGGGTGATATTTTTCAAGGATGACTAATAATCGTGGAAGGATATGTTTTTATGTATGTTCACTCACGTTTTTCGTTTATTAAATGTCAGATTGAACACATCTATGTTGGAAACATTGTCATGAATGTTTGGTATGTATGATGTTAGCCCATTTTTAGCGAGTCGTGGCTTTTATTTTTTAGCGATTTTTAGCGAGTCCTGGCTTTTGTTTTTGAGAACTTGTTGATGAGCTTCATAAAAACTAATCCGTATTTAAATATGTTTCATAGAAGTTTGGATGTATGCATATTTAGACGAGATTGTGATATGATTATGAACTCGATGTTTATAAAAAGAGGATTAATATCGCATAAAATGTAAATTGAGTGTGAGCTTTTCTTTTCCTCAACCAATTCAGTTCTGATTTTATAATGAAAATGGAAAATTGGCAAATAATCGGAAAATTTGGTTTGCAAATAATCAAAAATTCCGTCTCCGTTAAACAGAAGGAAAAGCCCCGGTGCAATATGCATATTAAACTATTCGATTCCATTTTTAAAGCCTAAGCAAATTAGAAGAGGTAAATTTCTCGGTCTTGACCCCATTGATTTTGCAACCGAAGTCAGTTAGTATAACGATAACAACATTACCCAATCCCATAAAAATGGGTTATGAAAAAGGTAAGATGTGGACAATCATTCATCTCTACCTTAAAATATAAAAAAGAACTCATTTCTCCACCACCAAGTTGAAAAAAACGTTTCTCCCACACATGGTTAGAAAAAGTCATCTCGAGTAGACTCTACTCGAGATGGTCAAACGTATGTATGTCACAATGGTCATGGTCGATGATATCTCGGTCATGAGTCATGATGGAGCGAGACACAAGATCACGGTCATGACTGATTCATAATATACAAAACGCAAATCGCGGTATGCAATCACAATTGAAATTAGCTGGTCGCGACATTGATTTCTCGGTCTTCACCCGTAATTTCTAGTTACGACCCGCAACTTCATGATCATGACCAAGAATATGGCTAATTTACTGGTCATGAATACGACGTATTTATCAAAATTGCTAAATTTCTATCATCTGTATGAAACTTATACTAATGTCGAAAGTATGTATGAGTGACACTGACCAACAACCAAAATATTGTTTACGCATTGTAAAGTCTATCACACAATGCATACTTACTAGTTACTAGACATTATTAGAAAGTTCCAAACAATAAAACTTCAAAAACTAGAATACATGAATAGCAAATTGTGTAAACTTTGCCTCATTCACAAAACATTAACCCGGTTGAAATTGCTAAAAGATCAGCACGCTTATGCAATCTTATCATATAAGCATTGTAGTTTATGTCGAATTTCAAGTTTCAAATATTGAAAGGTTGCATTTGTAGCTCCGATCTTGTTTTGACAATTTATTATGCAATATAATTGGATAAAAGTTGAAAGAAGATGCAACTCTATACTAATTGTCAACTCCTCTTTACATAAGCATGAGGTTCTCACAACTTATATGCGCGCAAATTCAAGTTTCTGGCTATCATAATTcatatatcatatcatatagacTTAAAACATACATCCATCTGGACATGTAGCTTAAGTTACTCTTTAGTCCTGCAAAGCATCTGATCATTGTCTAATTTCGTCAACGTGTGGAGCTGCAAATCTCACTTGTGCAGGGCGTGCCACCACAACAGGTTCATCACCAAAAAGTAACTTGATAAACGAAGGTGTTTTTAGAGGGCGTCGCCCGGTCATTCTAGGATAAACATCTTCAAGAAAATAGTATGCGTGACCCGCAACCATTCCCTGCCACATTAACATTGTTCCATTTATATAGCAGCATATGGTGCATATAAACGTACATTCAAGAGTTTTTACATTATGAATGGGGCACAAAAATAAGTAAAATTGTTTTATTTATAAAGCAGCATATGGTGCATATAAACGTATATTCAAGAGTTTTTACATTATGAATGGGGCACAAAAATAAGTATGATGAACTCAAATTTGTGAAAACACAATCACATATTGCTAAACAGAGAAGTAAATATTATGGAGTAAGACTTAAAATACTAGTTTTTAAGGACTTACAAGTAGATCCGCCCAAGCACTTGCACCAACAAGAACAGAGAAGCCCAACAAAACCTGTAAAATAAACAAAAGTATTATAAATTTAGTGGTGTTGATTAAAAGGATTTTGTAGACGAGAGATAAACCAGCTTACAGATGAATGGGTCGATATGGTCATCTTAAACTGGTTGAAAGGTAAAATTTCACCTAAAGTATATATTTTGTACATACCCCTTATTACTGCTTTATTCATACACCAAAATTATTAGTGTCATATTATGTTTCAAAACATAAATTTGTAAATGTCATATTACAATTTCAGTAATTGCTGAACACGTTGATTATTAAAAAAAATGGACATGCATACAAGTGTGTCAAAAAACACAGACCCGATCGACCCACCCATTTTGTCACCTAGAAACTCCAAGACATGATAGGTGTGAATTGTTAACAGATTCTAACCCATGGAAGGTAAGCTGCGGTGAAAGAAAAGAGACCCAAGAAGCTCATATGAATAAATGGATTACGCTTGCTCCATACATAAACCTACAAAGTGAAACAATCAAATCACTAAGTTTAAAAATCTAAGTCGCTCATAAACATTCAAACAATGTATTACAA
Proteins encoded in this region:
- the LOC139861131 gene encoding tobamovirus multiplication protein 1-like is translated as MSRMLLSIPSPVSSSSSSSSSSSSIKIFDLLSSASSAYSNWWEEINESRNWQDGIFFTLCGFYALVSAIALIQLIRIEIRVPEYGWTTQKVFHLMNFIVNGVRAVVFGFHLQVFNLHPKVCIWVLLEVPGLLFFSTYTLLVLFWAEIYHQARSLPTDKLRTTYVCVNVGVYVIQACIWLYLWIDDSPMVQFVGKLFIAVVSFMAALGFLIYGGKLFSMLKRFPIESKGRRKKLHEVGSVTAICFTCFAVRCSVDVLSAFDSEVSLDVLDHPVLNLIFYMLMEILPSALVLYILRKLPPKRVSAQYHPIH